Sequence from the Argentina anserina chromosome 7, drPotAnse1.1, whole genome shotgun sequence genome:
CAAATGTAATAATAAGATTATCAACATAGACAAGAACCACAAGTTGTCCAAACTTTCCTCTTCAGACAAACAAGGATGAGTCGCCAACACTTCTTTTGAAACCACACTTGAAAAGAACTAAACTCAACTCAGCTTTGGTCACATAATAACTCCTGCATTTGAACCTGAGGCCTGGGACACATTACAACTGTCCCTATAGAACCGATGGTTTACAGAATCAAGATTGGTTTGAGTTGCACGGTGATCGACAGATGCAGTGTTTCATGGTAAAATCTACACGCCATATGACAATAGCAATTGAAGGTAATACGGCAAAAGCAATACAGGGTCTTTAAGTTACCCCTTGGAGTTTTACTATGATCCTTTTGGTCTCTAACTCTGTCAATATTATGTTTTGATGAGCATCTGATCTCTTTTTATATCTATATAGTGGTGTTTAGTACATATCAGCATGATTCATGTTCATGTAATTAAATCTTCAAATTTTGCTCTTGGAATATAATTTTGCAGGGTTTATGTGAATTAAATCATGCAGTTCTCTGTGCATTTTGCTATTGGTATATGGTTTCTGAAGTCAATGAGTCGTTTGAAGCTGGGATCTACTTTATAACATTATGAAGCTTTATGTGTTTTGTTCTCGAATGTGAACTGATGTAGAATTTTACACTAAGCTGGCACTTAAAATTATTGACATAAGCCAAGTATGCAGTTGCTACTTGCTAGGTAGCCTTTGGCGCCAGAGCATTGACATCCCAACTATACACTTTATTTGTCTGTTTAGTGCATTCCCCATTTATGAGTTGCAAAGTGGCAATCTGTGTATGACCATTTGGGGTAACACAGAGGAAGCCAGGTGGATGGatttcttttcctatttgaGGAACTGGGATTGTGAAGCATAGTGTTAATTGGAATTGTGAGTATCTGAAATAACTGCGATGAGAGCCTGACATTTAAACAGCACAGATGACATCTCACAAATTCAAACAAGAGTAATTGAAATCCATcaacatgagtttgttcacTGAGCCATAATGAGTGTGTCAAAAAGTAAAGATAATTACTAGGGAGAAATCTTACTCTAGACTTTACCATAACTTCAAGTAATATTCCCATATTAACTATTCAAATCTGAATTCAATCATGTGAAATCTTTTTTCTCACACAGCATAATTTATAGAAGATATTGGTAAAGTCCTTTAGAAGTCATTATCTACATAGAAGGTTAATGAACATGTGAAAAATTTCCTTCAAAGCAGGGTAAGAAAAATCCAACAGATAAAACAATCTCCATTACATCATACCAAATTATCAATCAACTTGTAATTAACCAATCAAGGCAGAGAGGTACAATTGTATAATTTTGTGCCATCATGACTCATCATCATGCCAAAACTTCataatagaaataaaaatcTAAAGAACTCATAGAAAAATCTTCAAGATAAAAGTACACAAAAAGAAACTCCAGAATAATAATGCATTAATGCTTGTTACCAAACGAAATTCATTCATTCAAAAGCAATAAAATTCAATATTTTCCTTGTCAATCTAGTTGGATATAATTAAAATCCATTCAAAGTCATAATAAAGAGTGTTAGCATTGACTTGACTGACTCTGGCAACATCCAAAGCTCCAAACAAATACATGGGCTACCTGCCCAACAACATCAGCCTCCTCAATTTAATCACCATCTTTCAAACCCAGAAAATTGATacttggaagaagaagaaaaaattgatACTTGCaatcccagaaaaaaaaaaaaagataatcaaattctTACAACCCAGAACAAACATCtcaattgaaaatgaaaaatctgGGGTAGTATTTCTATTTCAATACTGGTAGcaattatcaaaatatacaaaaacaaaagagaaacaatccaaaaaaattttctcttctttttgttttcctcaaaagtcaaaactaGACACAACATTTTTCATGTATATACAGTGTTTTTTTCTCAATATCCTCAGCAGCCTCATCAAACCGAACCATACTCACTGTAAACATCAGGGTGGAGCTCCAGCTCCGactcggcggcggcggcggctaaTAGCCGGTTATTAAACTCCTCGCGGTCGTCATCAGGCACAAACGCCGTCCGGCAAAGCGGACACGTCTTCTGGTCGTGGTCCATCCAACGGTCCAAACACGACCGGTGGAAAATGTGCTTGCAATTCTTCAAGCATCTGATCTCGTCGCTGCCATCGAACTCGTGCAGGCAGACAGCGCAGCTCTCCGGCACCTCTCCGACAATATCCTCGAACCTGATCACGGGTAGAAATTCCCGCATCAGGAGAACCGAGGCGGGCGTCTGAAACCCGGGCAGGAGCTGTTGTGGCCGGGCGTCCGGCCAGACGCCCGCCTCGGTATCGAGTAAATCATAAATACCCAAGAATTGAAAGAGAGAGATAACGAAACTGCGGATGAAACCCAAGAGGGAGAGGGTGTGGAGGAAGAGGTTGGGGACGAAGACCTCTGTGTAACCCACTGGGAAGCCCAttggtagagagagagagagagatgggttGGATTTGTAATGGTGGGAGCGTTTTATAGGGAAATTTTTGCTTAGAAAGTGGAAGCTTCTGTTTCGGCACTGCTGGGTTTTCCTTTCTTGGTTTGATAGTCTCCTTCGGCTGTGACGT
This genomic interval carries:
- the LOC126803155 gene encoding brassinosteroid-responsive RING protein 1-like, whose product is MGFPVGYTEVFVPNLFLHTLSLLGFIRSFVISLFQFLGIYDLLDTEAGVWPDARPQQLLPGFQTPASVLLMREFLPVIRFEDIVGEVPESCAVCLHEFDGSDEIRCLKNCKHIFHRSCLDRWMDHDQKTCPLCRTAFVPDDDREEFNNRLLAAAAAESELELHPDVYSEYGSV